From the Pseudomonas putida genome, one window contains:
- a CDS encoding OprD family porin — translation MTKKLSPATYLPLLGLSIPCLAQADFLSDSKATLEARNFYFSRDFRSDTSAQSKREEWAQGFILRAQSGYTDGMVGFGLDAIAMLGIRLDSSPDRTGTGLLPKHGDGRAADDFSTLAPTAKIKYSATELKVGGLTPTLPLMAANYSRLVPQVFNGALLTSNDITNLTATLGRIEKVKARDSSNFEDMTITPMSGAFSGGASSSGMNYVGLDYKIASTWLLSAHHAQLEDIYRRNYLGLQYSLPVGNGKAFAELRYFDADSDGKSLAGDVDNRTLSTNFGYKFGAHTISGGYQKSRGDSAYAYLAGSDTYLFSEMLVSTFGMENERAWHARYDLDFAGFGIPGLSFTARYVRGDQIDPEQISGRKAATLRGLNEDGTEWERSTDITYVVQSGPLKDFSIRWRNATYRSSYTDSADENRLILSYLIKF, via the coding sequence ATGACAAAAAAACTCTCTCCCGCGACCTATCTCCCGTTGCTGGGGCTTTCTATTCCATGCCTTGCGCAAGCGGATTTCCTAAGTGACAGTAAAGCAACACTGGAAGCGAGAAACTTCTATTTCAGTAGGGATTTTCGTAGTGACACCTCTGCTCAATCCAAGCGGGAAGAGTGGGCGCAAGGATTCATTCTTCGTGCTCAGAGCGGTTACACTGATGGCATGGTGGGTTTTGGTCTAGATGCCATCGCGATGCTTGGCATCAGACTTGATTCTAGTCCAGATCGAACCGGCACTGGCCTGTTGCCCAAACATGGTGATGGAAGAGCTGCGGACGACTTCTCCACTCTTGCACCTACGGCGAAAATTAAATATTCCGCGACAGAACTAAAGGTCGGTGGACTTACCCCCACGTTGCCACTCATGGCTGCGAATTACAGCCGGCTTGTCCCCCAAGTGTTCAATGGCGCGCTGTTGACCTCAAATGACATTACCAATCTGACAGCCACTCTGGGGCGGATCGAAAAGGTCAAAGCCAGAGACTCCTCCAATTTTGAGGATATGACGATCACCCCCATGTCGGGCGCTTTCTCTGGAGGTGCCAGCAGTAGTGGAATGAATTATGTGGGACTTGATTATAAAATCGCTTCGACCTGGCTCCTCAGCGCACACCACGCACAGCTAGAGGACATCTACCGGCGAAATTACCTGGGTCTTCAATACAGCTTACCCGTTGGTAATGGCAAGGCGTTTGCTGAGCTTCGCTACTTCGACGCTGACAGTGATGGAAAATCCTTGGCGGGCGACGTGGATAACAGGACGCTCAGTACAAACTTTGGGTACAAGTTCGGTGCTCACACGATCAGTGGCGGATACCAGAAGAGCCGTGGCGATTCGGCGTATGCTTACTTAGCCGGCAGTGATACCTACCTTTTCAGCGAAATGCTCGTAAGCACGTTTGGTATGGAAAATGAACGTGCTTGGCATGCTCGATACGATCTGGACTTCGCGGGTTTTGGCATTCCTGGGCTTAGCTTCACGGCACGTTACGTACGGGGTGACCAAATCGACCCAGAGCAGATATCAGGTAGAAAGGCTGCCACCCTACGTGGTCTAAACGAAGACGGCACAGAATGGGAGCGCTCGACAGATATTACTTACGTTGTGCAATCTGGCCCCCTGAAAGACTTCTCAATCCGCTGGCGAAACGCGACTTACCGATCCAGTTACACAGATAGTGCAGATGAAAACCGGCTGATTCTGAGCTATCTCATCAAGTTCTGA
- a CDS encoding MFS transporter, producing MATLTQEATHVASDVQELLLYRRIAWRILPLTIVCFLFSYFDRINISFAKTQMQAELGLSDAAYGFAASIFFFGYVMFEVPSSYGLKKYGAPSWICRIMVSWGIATACLVFAYNEYTLYFLRFLIGVMEAGFGPALLFYLACWFPKKNLASMNGIWFLSIPLSGVLGAPVSGVILEYMNGFLGLAGWHWLFVLSGLPCALLGVIVLFKLDRDIQSAKWLTQKEKDLLQHNLDNDRKDSKPIHASLLKVILTREVAVLSAIYFMVKLTGYGLNFWMPHLIGSSGVKNQMTVGFLTALPYLVAAIGMIFVTRRSDATGERKRYLWQCMLVGGIGYFAACYFNSNYYLLTAFLVLATAGVFIAIPIFWTIPQTAFAGLAIAGGIAAINTVGQLSGMVAPLLVGYINDLTGNTYMGMLALAPFCLICVAVILWGIPNDRKIA from the coding sequence ATGGCTACCTTGACCCAAGAGGCAACGCACGTTGCTTCAGATGTGCAAGAGCTGTTGCTCTACCGTCGTATCGCCTGGCGAATCCTGCCACTGACCATTGTCTGCTTCCTTTTCTCGTATTTCGACCGCATTAACATCAGTTTCGCCAAGACCCAGATGCAAGCTGAACTGGGACTGAGCGATGCCGCCTATGGCTTTGCTGCCAGTATTTTCTTTTTTGGCTATGTAATGTTTGAGGTACCAAGCAGCTACGGACTTAAGAAATACGGAGCGCCAAGCTGGATCTGCCGAATCATGGTGAGCTGGGGCATCGCTACGGCATGCTTGGTGTTTGCCTATAACGAGTACACCCTATATTTCTTGCGGTTTCTAATCGGGGTCATGGAAGCTGGCTTTGGCCCAGCGTTGCTGTTCTACCTCGCATGCTGGTTCCCGAAAAAGAACTTGGCCAGCATGAACGGTATTTGGTTCCTGTCCATTCCACTCTCGGGTGTGTTGGGAGCGCCGGTGTCTGGGGTAATTCTTGAGTACATGAACGGCTTCTTAGGGTTGGCTGGATGGCATTGGCTCTTCGTCCTTTCGGGTCTTCCATGTGCCCTGCTTGGCGTCATTGTGCTGTTCAAGCTCGATCGTGATATCCAGTCGGCGAAATGGCTTACCCAGAAGGAAAAGGATCTACTGCAGCACAATCTGGATAATGACAGAAAAGACTCGAAACCAATCCATGCTTCATTGTTGAAAGTCATCCTCACTCGCGAGGTGGCAGTACTGTCGGCGATTTACTTCATGGTGAAGCTGACTGGTTATGGGCTGAATTTCTGGATGCCACACCTGATAGGCTCTTCTGGAGTCAAAAATCAGATGACCGTTGGATTTCTTACGGCTCTGCCATACCTCGTCGCAGCCATCGGAATGATTTTCGTAACCCGCCGCTCAGACGCGACCGGCGAGCGCAAACGCTACCTTTGGCAATGTATGCTGGTAGGGGGTATCGGGTATTTCGCGGCCTGCTATTTCAACAGCAATTATTATCTCCTGACAGCGTTCCTGGTGCTGGCTACCGCTGGAGTATTTATTGCCATTCCGATCTTCTGGACTATTCCGCAGACAGCATTCGCAGGTTTGGCAATTGCTGGCGGCATTGCAGCAATCAATACCGTTGGCCAGCTCAGCGGCATGGTTGCACCGCTACTGGTCGGTTACATAAATGATCTCACAGGTAATACCTACATGGGTATGTTAGCGCTGGCTCCGTTCTGCCTGATCTGTGTTGCAGTGATCCTTTGGGGTATTCCCAACGATCGTAAGATCGCTTGA
- a CDS encoding ribonuclease, whose amino-acid sequence MITTADLCDTHSDMIATGDLHILQGTWRWFGKAASMRGPIVTLQAHGCNTELREQLDQPGLGRILVIEAGDDPGALLGENLSMKALLNGWAGFLINGNVRDSRSLSAIDLPVLALGSWPARSKNEPGGMSDVILEIGGARLSPGDWLYADSDGVLLSRVQLKTN is encoded by the coding sequence ATGATCACTACAGCTGATTTGTGCGATACCCATTCAGACATGATTGCCACAGGCGATCTTCACATTCTTCAGGGCACCTGGCGCTGGTTCGGCAAGGCGGCATCCATGCGCGGCCCAATCGTCACGCTTCAGGCGCACGGCTGCAACACAGAGCTGCGTGAGCAGCTAGACCAGCCAGGCCTTGGCCGGATCCTAGTGATCGAGGCCGGGGACGATCCTGGTGCGCTATTGGGTGAAAACCTATCGATGAAGGCGCTGCTCAACGGTTGGGCTGGTTTTCTTATCAACGGTAACGTGCGTGATAGCAGATCTTTATCTGCGATAGATCTGCCTGTACTTGCTTTAGGCTCATGGCCCGCACGGTCAAAAAATGAGCCCGGTGGCATGAGCGACGTCATACTTGAAATTGGCGGCGCGCGACTCTCTCCTGGAGACTGGCTCTATGCCGACTCGGATGGAGTTTTGCTGAGTCGGGTTCAACTCAAGACGAACTGA
- a CDS encoding aconitase family protein produces the protein MTKKIRFAGRFLFLSCDSDAVQRQIEGADLSLQQTLPLRDNISTDEITPVVIMMTYDERLGTYPYVGFKTDGKLPIGNDMVKNGGFEITVAGKRYGKGSSRESSPLAEKSAGIRLIIAESFERIYRQNCDNIGIYTSTDFSLIDRIRAGEEIDLEEFLVGRDEVTKEVIRAGGLLPYSKANLPRRSEKVFNPSVPNRRPMTLVEKIIERRRVAPEGDLSRGDGVFLSADWRFSHDYFTGMCAHLMHGAFGHEIELARPSEIIAFQDHLILANQSFPHVRDNLLGAVGGLASAHDEFVRRYPVRAHGALAGQSGSEGICHALLTEKYALPGQVVVGTDSHTPHSGALGCLAFGAGATDIANSWATGFIRCRMPEVIKVELTGQLRAGVTAKDIVLELLRSEPIRQGQAIGAVFEYSGEAVAALSIDERATLTNMVAELGGFTGIVIPDQKAVDFIHERRGVKIELEDWLFSDPDAEYKEHIKIDCRALSTMVAAPGDPGNGISLDELAEEVSIDIAYGGSCTAGKREDFDYYHEVLAWGLDHGLGIPEHTKLFLQFGTLAVRDYCQQKGYLDTFERAGVELIMPGCGACANCGPGSSTRPDQVTVSAINRNFPGRSGPGQVWLASPYTVVASALLGKLGSFEALQKSIAAEVSPA, from the coding sequence ATGACAAAAAAAATCCGCTTTGCTGGGCGCTTTCTATTTTTATCTTGTGACAGCGATGCAGTGCAACGCCAGATCGAAGGGGCTGATCTCAGCCTGCAGCAAACGCTGCCGCTTAGGGACAACATTTCCACTGATGAGATTACCCCCGTCGTCATCATGATGACCTATGACGAGCGGTTGGGCACCTACCCTTACGTCGGGTTCAAAACCGACGGCAAGCTGCCGATCGGTAACGACATGGTCAAAAACGGCGGTTTTGAGATCACCGTCGCAGGAAAGCGCTACGGTAAAGGCTCGTCCCGTGAATCCAGCCCGCTGGCGGAAAAGTCTGCCGGCATTCGATTGATCATCGCCGAAAGCTTCGAGCGAATCTATCGCCAGAACTGCGACAACATAGGAATTTATACCTCAACCGATTTCTCACTGATTGATCGCATTCGCGCAGGTGAGGAGATTGATCTGGAGGAGTTTTTGGTTGGTCGCGACGAGGTCACCAAAGAGGTGATCCGCGCTGGCGGTTTACTGCCCTACAGCAAGGCGAATCTGCCCCGCCGCTCTGAAAAAGTCTTTAATCCTTCTGTTCCAAACCGTCGCCCCATGACTCTGGTTGAGAAGATCATTGAGCGTCGCCGTGTTGCACCGGAAGGTGATCTCTCCCGTGGCGACGGAGTGTTTCTCTCCGCTGATTGGCGTTTCAGTCATGACTACTTCACGGGTATGTGTGCTCACCTTATGCATGGCGCATTCGGCCATGAGATCGAGCTTGCCCGACCGAGTGAAATAATTGCATTCCAGGATCACCTGATCTTGGCAAACCAGAGCTTCCCACATGTTCGCGACAATTTGCTCGGTGCAGTCGGCGGCCTGGCATCTGCTCATGACGAGTTCGTACGCCGGTATCCGGTGCGGGCACACGGTGCTCTGGCAGGTCAAAGTGGATCTGAAGGCATCTGCCATGCCCTCCTGACCGAAAAGTACGCACTACCTGGTCAAGTGGTAGTTGGTACCGACTCACATACCCCTCACTCTGGCGCATTGGGCTGTCTGGCCTTTGGCGCTGGGGCTACGGACATTGCCAATAGCTGGGCTACCGGCTTCATTCGTTGCCGTATGCCTGAGGTCATCAAGGTCGAGCTCACGGGCCAGCTACGGGCCGGGGTGACAGCCAAAGACATCGTCCTTGAATTGTTACGCAGCGAGCCTATCCGCCAGGGTCAAGCCATTGGGGCGGTCTTTGAGTATTCAGGCGAAGCCGTGGCTGCGCTGTCTATCGATGAACGGGCGACACTCACCAACATGGTTGCCGAGCTAGGCGGCTTTACCGGTATCGTGATCCCCGACCAAAAAGCGGTGGACTTCATCCACGAGCGCCGTGGCGTGAAGATCGAACTCGAAGATTGGCTATTCAGCGATCCCGATGCTGAATACAAAGAACACATCAAAATCGACTGTCGTGCGCTCTCCACGATGGTGGCGGCTCCTGGTGATCCAGGCAATGGCATTTCATTGGACGAGCTTGCTGAAGAGGTGTCAATCGATATCGCGTATGGTGGTTCTTGCACCGCAGGTAAACGCGAGGACTTTGACTATTACCACGAAGTGTTAGCCTGGGGCCTCGATCACGGGCTCGGCATTCCAGAGCACACCAAGCTCTTCCTGCAGTTCGGCACCCTCGCCGTCCGCGACTACTGCCAACAAAAAGGCTATCTCGATACCTTTGAAAGGGCTGGTGTCGAACTGATCATGCCCGGCTGCGGCGCCTGCGCAAACTGTGGCCCAGGGTCGTCAACACGACCGGATCAGGTGACAGTTAGCGCGATCAACCGTAACTTTCCAGGTCGATCTGGCCCTGGGCAAGTCTGGCTTGCTAGCCCATACACGGTGGTAGCAAGTGCGCTGCTTGGAAAGCTTGGCAGTTTCGAAGCCTTGCAAAAATCCATCGCTGCTGAAGTATCGCCAGCATGA
- a CDS encoding LysR substrate-binding domain-containing protein gives MQTTWRYDPTTLRLFIATCEEGSFAKAAERECMGASAVSKRIAELEEAVGSPLLYRFNKGVQPTPAGQCLLEHAQRLLNEMLKMSADLSQFTSGEKGHVRIHANRSSIIQFLPHDLNSFLTAHPHVDVELEERTSEQVIENILGNQCDIGIGAGLESASLVGLAVQNYHIDHLALVVRDDHPLAGCDSLNFAESLVYRHIALHRDSPLYQTLDKAARAAQRPINYGVHLQSFDAVCRMIQSGLGIAVLPDRAISESSEDSPLVKIPLTDGWANRQFHVVSQPRDKRSATTQSFLDFVQSVA, from the coding sequence ATGCAAACCACCTGGCGCTACGACCCGACCACGCTTCGACTGTTTATCGCGACCTGCGAGGAGGGCAGCTTCGCCAAGGCAGCCGAACGCGAGTGTATGGGGGCTTCGGCTGTCAGCAAACGCATAGCGGAATTGGAAGAGGCCGTAGGTTCTCCGCTGTTGTACCGGTTCAACAAAGGTGTTCAGCCAACGCCTGCCGGCCAGTGTCTGCTTGAGCACGCGCAGCGATTGCTCAACGAAATGCTCAAAATGAGCGCGGATTTATCCCAGTTCACGAGCGGCGAAAAGGGACATGTAAGAATCCACGCAAACCGCTCCAGCATCATTCAGTTCCTGCCACATGACCTGAACAGTTTCCTCACCGCCCATCCCCATGTCGATGTCGAGTTGGAGGAGCGCACCAGCGAACAGGTGATTGAGAACATATTGGGAAATCAGTGTGATATTGGCATAGGAGCAGGGCTGGAGTCGGCGAGCCTGGTAGGTCTTGCTGTCCAAAATTATCACATTGATCACTTGGCGCTGGTGGTAAGAGACGACCACCCATTGGCGGGCTGCGATAGCCTGAATTTTGCGGAAAGCCTCGTGTACCGACACATTGCGCTGCATCGCGACAGCCCTCTCTATCAGACTCTGGATAAGGCGGCCCGCGCGGCTCAGAGGCCTATCAATTATGGCGTACATCTACAGAGTTTTGATGCGGTGTGCCGCATGATCCAAAGTGGACTAGGTATCGCCGTTCTCCCTGATCGAGCGATTAGTGAATCATCCGAAGACTCGCCGCTCGTTAAAATTCCGCTCACTGATGGTTGGGCCAACCGTCAGTTCCATGTGGTGAGCCAGCCACGAGATAAACGCAGTGCAACCACGCAGAGCTTTTTGGACTTTGTGCAATCGGTTGCTTAG
- a CDS encoding LysR substrate-binding domain-containing protein — translation MSSRVDITMRQLRYFLAAAEHGQFSQAAIKVHVSQSAITTAVSQLETILAVQLFERQPHGVRLTAEGHKFRQHARHILDTLQDAVAQPSFLSHSLSGTVRIGASYTVLGYYLPTLLARFKRSYPQVEIDLVDMDRIAIEQGISDASLDLGLTIVSNADINQPFERHVLMRSRRQLWLATEHPLMNVEAISLAEIAEHAYILATVDEGESSAMRYWRSANLKPRIAFRTSSMEALRGLVAYGFGVTILSDMLYRPWSLEGRKIEARPITDVIPPMELGLIWHTTTGLSQVAKAFQQFIISANDLS, via the coding sequence ATGTCCAGTCGAGTCGACATCACCATGCGTCAGCTGCGCTATTTCCTTGCAGCAGCGGAGCATGGCCAATTTTCACAAGCGGCGATCAAGGTTCACGTTTCCCAGTCCGCGATCACTACCGCCGTCAGTCAGCTGGAAACGATTCTGGCTGTGCAACTCTTCGAGCGTCAGCCTCACGGCGTCAGGCTAACTGCCGAGGGTCACAAGTTTCGGCAGCACGCTCGACACATTCTCGACACGTTGCAAGATGCAGTAGCTCAACCGTCATTTCTCAGCCACTCCCTTAGCGGCACCGTCCGGATTGGTGCGTCCTACACAGTGCTTGGTTACTATCTGCCCACCTTGCTGGCTCGATTCAAACGCAGCTACCCACAAGTCGAAATTGATCTTGTGGACATGGATCGAATAGCCATCGAGCAAGGGATTTCAGACGCGTCTCTTGACTTGGGCTTGACCATCGTTTCCAACGCCGACATCAATCAACCGTTCGAACGGCATGTGCTGATGCGCTCCAGGCGCCAATTGTGGCTGGCGACTGAACATCCGCTGATGAATGTAGAGGCAATCTCCCTGGCGGAGATAGCTGAGCACGCCTACATCTTGGCGACGGTTGATGAAGGGGAAAGCTCCGCAATGCGTTACTGGCGATCCGCCAACCTGAAGCCGCGAATTGCATTTCGCACTTCATCCATGGAGGCACTCCGAGGCCTGGTAGCCTACGGCTTCGGAGTCACCATTCTCTCAGACATGCTCTACCGACCATGGTCACTTGAAGGGCGAAAAATTGAGGCCCGCCCGATTACAGATGTCATACCACCTATGGAACTTGGGCTGATTTGGCACACAACAACAGGATTGAGCCAAGTCGCTAAAGCGTTCCAGCAATTCATCATCTCAGCCAATGATCTTAGCTAA